The Bacteroidota bacterium genome includes the window TATCGCATGAATTATAGCGAGGAGGAATTTCCTCAAATAAAGCACGTAGAGTGCGAGCCATATAAACTGCTGGACCTGCAGAATATGGACAAAGATTTGAAAGGTAAATGATGGTGCTTTTCTGACTGTTTGTGAATGCTTTATTTTGAGCAAATGACATACTTATATTGGTTGCTGTTTTATAATTCGATTCAACAGCAAGAGTAGGTTGCAAACCGTTATTTATTTGTTGCAATGGAGAAATTACCGCTGTTGTTGCGCTATCCACCTCTACATTAGCAAGAGAATCCTTCAATGCACCAATAGTCCCTACATTTTCTTGTTCCAATTGAGCAACAGCATTCGCAATAGCTGCATCATTGGCTACAAGATTTGCATCTTGTTTGCTTCTTGATAAAAGATATTCTTTGCCCATCCATTTAAATGTTTCAAAGTATGAATCTAGTCAATGCTATCCTGCGCAACTCTACTTTCGTATTCAGAATTGGTTGGTAATTCTGGGCGCTCAATGCAATAGGGATCAGCCGAAAAATTAGTAAGAATATTTGTTGCACACGCTTGATAATCATTAGTTGGATCATGCGTATAATTATCAGTTGGCTCGTAGGTACCACCTGACCGAGTATGAAAAGTGGTATAGCCACCACCTTTAAAGTAATTGCTAAAATAACTTGTTGTTTGATGCCCATTTCCTGCTGTATATGGACTACCAATCCATTCATTGTCTAATGCCAATCCGTTAGGAGGATTAGTTGTGGTACTTGCACCTTGGTCTTGTAAACCCATCAAATTCCAATTCAAATAAACTTGATCGTAACAATCTCCCATAGCATTTCCTGCTAAAGTTGTATGTGGGCTTGCTCCACCGATCCATAAGCCCCTTCCAATATTTCCAACACTGTTGCAAAATAGGTTCGTATAAGGGCTATTATCAGCCATTATTCCATTACTCCACCAAATTTGTTGCTGACTTGAACCATAACTGCTAACTGAATTAACTTCTATACGGGTACTGCTGCAGTTTTCAACTTTAATTCCATAGGTTTGATAATCATAGCTACCTGTTTCCATTAGTTCATTGTGCAAATTGTTGAATATGTGAGCATAATCAATACTTTGCAGATGGATACCTTTTGCTAAATTATAAAATTCATTGAGGTAAATATCTGTAACAGAATTATTGTCTATTGAATTATCATACAGACCATTGATTTCAATCCCTCCAGGATAGTTCATTCCTTCACTTCCTGTATTAGAAATGATATTATTATAAATAGAATATTGAACTCGATGATTGGAAATGTGTTGAATGGCAAAAGCTGTAAAATCAGTAAAATTGTTATCATGAATACCAATACTTATTGTATTTCCTAATGATGTATAAATACCCTTTGTCCCTGTATTAAAATTACATGAGCTGACGTTTAAATCCACATTATATCGATCTTCAATACCGGTTACACATTCAGCGAAGTTGCTTGAAGTTACATTTAAATCAGCGTCATTTTGTGCATTTATACCAATATTGCATGCTTCAAAATCTGTTTTGATAACATTAACACTACTAGTTGAGGTATAAATACCAGTCTCACAGTTACTGATTACATTGGCAGAATTACTTGCGTCTCCTATACTTATTGAGCCAATGCCGTTTAAACAAATACCTTGAAGTGTGCGTTGAGAACTATGAGGAGATTTTAAGCAATTTGCATTTACATTCGATGAGTTCTTGCAACTGAAAATAGCACTAGATCCAATATAGGAAGAGTTAGCAACACCTGTTCCTGTTATTTTTAAACCAATGTAATTTGCATTTAATGTTGCATCATCAATTACTACTTTTCCATTTTGTATTGAGTTAATTGCAATAAGAGCATCTTCAATTTTTGATTTGCCAATTAGTTGTACTTCAGAAGTACTTGATTGCAACACGATTCCTGTCCACATGTCAGTGCCACAAGTCCTCAGATATGAGCTTCCGGTAATGATAAGTTTTGCCCCAGCTCCAACATTAATTGTTGCTTCTTTATTAAGCTGTACATCAGCTGAATTCATTGTTACAACTGTTCCGCTGCCAGTAATGTTGAGTGTTCCATTAATGTTAAAGGAACCGCTTAAAGTTTGAGAGCTGCTAATTGTGGCATTATTTAAGTCTCCTGTTCCTGCATCACAACAACCTTTCACAACAAAGTTTGCGGTAGCGCTATTTCCGCATGCATTGGTAACTGTGCAACTGATGGTGCAACCGGTGTTAGCAAAGCTAGCCCAATTCGTAATCGTCATGCTATTTCCATTGATGGTTTTAATCACTCCATTTGGTACGCTCCATGTATAAGTAGCATTGTTTGGGTCTTCGTTAACGACGTAAGTTTTATTCATTTCGCAGGTAATGCTGCTGCCTGTGATTGTGGGGGTTGGAAACATTTGCAAAATATATGGTGCAGAGGTGCCAAAGCAATTGGCAGAACTTGTAACTGTTACTGTGTAAACGCCGTTTTGAGAAGCGGTGTATGATTGTGCAGATGCACCACTAATATTTTGACCGTTAAGTTTCCATTGATATTGTGCTCCGGTATAATCATCTATTGACAAGAAAGCATTACAATTTAACGACTCAAATGAGTTTTTGATTTTTGGACTAGGGATATTCAATGTACTATTAATAGCTATTTGTGTTGTTGGATAAAATGTATGAACAACATTGTAAATATCCGTATAGGTGGCTTGGCATGGGCCATAGCTACAATAGGGAACAACTGTGTACAATCCACTTTGCAATCCTGATACCGCAGCTGTTGTTGTAACGACAGGAGCGTATCCTGAGCGCTCCCAGTGATAGCTTAAAATGCCGCAACCGCATTGCGATAAATAAACCTCAGCAGAGCCGTTTGTATAGTTTGGACAACTTGCCTCTGTTACAGAGTTTACTACCCAATAAGGGTTGTACCCTACCAATGTGGAGGCTCCTGTGAATTTAATTTCGTCACGAATTTGCAATTGAGAGAATGTACCCGTGTGTGTAGGGTCATTAAATTCCGAAACGCAGGTATAGTAATCGGTAGTATTGGTTGATACCGGAGCGTTAATGTTATCAGCGCTTCCACCCAATAAATCCTGCAGACCAGTGTTTTTATTGTATTTATACCAAGAATATGTTGGAGTAGCTGAATATCCCGATTGTGCATTTATGGTATTGCAATTAGTGCATGTATGCCCACCAACAGTGACAATCTCTTCTGAATTTATTGCTAAATTGCTTGTTTGAACGACAGTCAAGGGGTCGGTATCTATTTTTAATAAATGGT containing:
- a CDS encoding T9SS type A sorting domain-containing protein, which gives rise to MGKEYLLSRSKQDANLVANDAAIANAVAQLEQENVGTIGALKDSLANVEVDSATTAVISPLQQINNGLQPTLAVESNYKTATNISMSFAQNKAFTNSQKSTIIYLSNLCPYSAGPAVYMARTLRALFEEIPPRYNSCDNYNPIPQNRKANLNQDGGFVSSYKLFPSPSDGNAVYEFVFDKKASANLKVYDYTGKLILQQDVSGTNRYEFKKLSLSEGVYHVQLFVNGDLGDEQNMVVVK